The Pseudanabaena galeata CCNP1313 genome includes a region encoding these proteins:
- a CDS encoding energy-coupling factor ABC transporter ATP-binding protein: MPTDQSVTTAISVRDLSFAWASGETVLDRCTLSVPKGEFWMLLGTNGSGKSTLLRLLASLLKPSSGDIEIVSRIGFVFQNPDHQLVMPTVGADIAFGLASENLSYIETLHRVKESLSAVNLEQMLRRPIYALSGGQKQRVAIAGAIARHAEVLLLDEPTALLDGENQTDLVASVRELVKQKNLTALWVTHRLNELDYADGAFLLEHGKVIDQGDPMRLKQVLIERS; encoded by the coding sequence ATGCCCACCGATCAATCTGTAACCACCGCCATCAGTGTTCGCGATCTTAGCTTTGCATGGGCTTCAGGCGAAACCGTCCTCGATCGCTGCACCTTATCTGTGCCAAAAGGGGAATTTTGGATGCTGTTGGGTACTAACGGCAGTGGCAAATCGACTTTGCTTAGGCTCCTTGCAAGTTTGCTCAAACCCAGTTCTGGCGATATTGAGATCGTCTCCCGCATTGGCTTTGTATTTCAAAATCCCGATCATCAATTAGTGATGCCAACGGTCGGTGCAGATATTGCCTTTGGCTTAGCATCCGAAAATCTCTCCTACATAGAAACTTTGCATCGAGTCAAAGAATCCTTGAGCGCGGTGAATCTGGAGCAAATGCTCCGCCGCCCCATCTATGCTCTCAGTGGTGGTCAAAAACAACGGGTGGCGATCGCAGGAGCGATCGCGCGTCATGCGGAAGTTTTATTACTAGACGAACCCACTGCCTTATTAGATGGCGAAAACCAAACCGATCTGGTTGCCTCGGTGCGCGAATTGGTCAAACAAAAAAATCTGACTGCTCTATGGGTTACGCATCGGTTAAATGAGTTGGATTATGCTGATGGTGCATTTTTATTAGAGCATGGCAAAGTTATTGATCAAGGCGATCCCATGCGTTTAAAACAAGTATTGATAGAACGCAGTTAG
- the rodA gene encoding rod shape-determining protein RodA codes for MIVKGLELPNWENIKREWRDADPLLLVFPILLMILGGVAIYSSDFRAQRTEWWQHWVTGVVGLGAMFAIARFHYDQLLRLHWITYAITNISLILVMIIGTTALGAERWISIGGFNIQPSEFAKVGTIISLAAVMHDRPIQNPIDAFKVAWVTVPPWVLIFLQPNLGTSLVFAAITIGMLYWAGASLGWLVLIFSPIVSAVLFSLYLPAWIVWVILMGVAAWVSLPWFRIVSTVIAVVVNLVSGQAGILLWNILHDYQKKRLLLFIDPNQDPLGAGYHVIQSKIAIGAGQLFGQGWLKGTQTQLNFIPEQHTDFIFSAIGEEFGFAGCLCVLLLFLGVCWRLLVVAVNARDNFGSLLAIGVFSFILFQTFVNIGMNINVAPVTGIPLPWLSYGRSALLANFMAIGLVESVAAHRRTIKF; via the coding sequence ATGATCGTAAAAGGTTTAGAACTGCCCAACTGGGAAAATATTAAACGGGAGTGGCGTGATGCCGACCCTTTACTACTGGTTTTCCCGATCCTATTGATGATTCTTGGTGGCGTTGCCATCTACAGTTCAGACTTTCGCGCTCAGCGCACTGAATGGTGGCAACATTGGGTCACAGGAGTAGTAGGGCTGGGAGCTATGTTTGCGATCGCCCGTTTTCACTACGATCAGTTATTGAGGTTGCACTGGATCACCTATGCAATTACTAATATCTCTTTGATATTGGTGATGATTATTGGGACAACGGCGCTTGGTGCAGAACGTTGGATTTCGATCGGCGGGTTTAATATTCAGCCTTCAGAATTTGCCAAGGTCGGTACTATCATTTCCTTGGCTGCGGTGATGCATGATCGCCCGATCCAAAATCCAATCGATGCTTTTAAAGTGGCTTGGGTAACAGTACCTCCTTGGGTATTGATCTTTTTACAACCGAACCTTGGTACGTCTTTGGTATTCGCCGCGATTACGATTGGAATGCTCTATTGGGCGGGTGCTAGTTTAGGGTGGTTGGTACTCATATTTTCGCCAATTGTGTCGGCAGTCCTATTTTCACTTTATTTACCTGCTTGGATTGTTTGGGTAATCCTGATGGGTGTGGCGGCTTGGGTGTCATTGCCTTGGTTTCGGATTGTCAGTACGGTGATTGCGGTGGTAGTAAATTTGGTGTCTGGACAAGCAGGAATTTTATTGTGGAATATTCTCCATGATTATCAAAAAAAGCGCCTATTGCTATTTATCGATCCTAATCAAGATCCTCTCGGCGCTGGCTATCACGTCATCCAGTCCAAAATTGCGATCGGTGCTGGTCAACTCTTTGGTCAGGGTTGGCTCAAAGGTACACAAACGCAATTAAATTTTATTCCTGAACAACATACTGACTTCATTTTTTCAGCGATCGGAGAGGAGTTTGGCTTTGCTGGTTGCCTTTGCGTTTTGTTGTTGTTTTTGGGAGTTTGTTGGCGCTTGTTGGTGGTTGCGGTAAATGCACGGGATAACTTTGGTTCACTCTTGGCGATCGGTGTATTTTCTTTCATCCTATTTCAAACCTTTGTCAATATTGGTATGAATATCAATGTTGCACCAGTAACAGGAATTCCTTTGCCTTGGCTCAGCTACGGGCGCTCAGCACTACTTGCTAATTTTATGGCGATCGGTTTAGTTGAGTCTGTAGCAGCCCATCGACGCACAATCAAATTCTAA
- a CDS encoding DUF3107 family protein, translating to MYTVEITLKNNPIALSVQRKEQENAEALYREIANAIADGNTKILELTCEKQEGKKVSVLASEISAVQVSEKSGASANMGAGFIRG from the coding sequence ATGTATACAGTTGAAATCACCCTCAAAAATAATCCGATCGCTTTGTCTGTACAGCGCAAGGAGCAAGAAAATGCTGAGGCGCTTTATCGTGAAATCGCTAATGCGATCGCTGACGGTAACACCAAAATCTTGGAATTAACCTGCGAAAAACAGGAAGGCAAGAAAGTCTCGGTACTTGCCAGCGAAATCTCGGCTGTGCAGGTTTCTGAGAAGTCAGGGGCTTCTGCGAATATGGGCGCAGGCTTTATCCGTGGCTAA
- the mdh gene encoding malate dehydrogenase: MPTQIQDYRSPKVTVIGAGNVGGMLAQRIAKQNLADVVLCDVVQGKPQGIALDLAQAHTISNHDRQIIGTNDYNDTKDSDVIVITAGLPRKEGMSRNDLLKINASIIKEVVQKAIALSPNAILLIVTNPLDVMTYLAWQVSGLPPQRVIGMAGVLDAARFQTFIAMELGISTADIYTTVLGGHGDLMLPLPRLSTVNGIPITELLSEEAIARLVERTRNGGAEIVKLLQNGSAYFAPSAAAYVMVEAIISDRHRIYPAAAHLTGEYGLKDIFMGVPVQIGRQGVEKVIELKLTDDELAALHASAASIQKSIDLL; the protein is encoded by the coding sequence ATGCCGACACAAATTCAAGATTATCGATCGCCTAAAGTCACCGTTATTGGTGCGGGTAATGTCGGCGGTATGCTCGCCCAGCGTATTGCCAAACAAAATTTGGCAGATGTGGTGCTATGCGATGTTGTCCAAGGAAAACCACAGGGAATTGCCCTCGATCTTGCCCAAGCGCATACCATCTCCAATCACGATCGCCAAATTATCGGCACTAACGACTATAACGACACCAAAGACTCGGATGTCATCGTGATTACCGCAGGCTTGCCACGCAAAGAAGGGATGAGTCGTAATGATCTGCTGAAAATTAATGCATCAATTATCAAGGAGGTTGTGCAGAAGGCGATCGCTCTATCTCCCAATGCAATTTTGTTGATTGTGACTAATCCTCTTGATGTGATGACCTATCTCGCATGGCAGGTAAGTGGGTTACCACCGCAGAGAGTAATTGGGATGGCGGGAGTGTTAGATGCGGCAAGATTTCAAACTTTTATTGCGATGGAATTAGGGATTTCCACTGCGGATATTTACACCACGGTTTTGGGTGGGCATGGGGATTTGATGTTGCCTTTACCACGACTATCGACGGTAAATGGGATACCGATTACCGAGCTATTGTCAGAGGAGGCGATCGCTAGACTCGTAGAGAGAACTCGTAATGGTGGAGCCGAAATTGTTAAGCTACTCCAAAATGGAAGTGCCTATTTCGCGCCGTCGGCCGCCGCCTATGTAATGGTGGAAGCTATTATTAGCGATCGACATCGAATATACCCTGCGGCGGCTCATCTTACGGGTGAGTATGGATTAAAAGATATATTCATGGGTGTACCAGTGCAAATAGGACGACAGGGTGTCGAGAAAGTGATTGAGCTGAAACTTACAGACGATGAACTTGCTGCACTCCATGCATCAGCAGCATCGATCCAAAAAAGTATTGATCTGTTGTAA